ATCGAGAATCGACGCCATTCAATATTTCTCGCTAGCTTTTGATTGAGCTCGCTAAGAAGCATAGAGTCAGAATGTCGTCTTGACATTCGGCTTCTAAAATATGAGTAAAGCTGGAATACCAGCGTATGTTGGCGAAGGATCTCAGGTGGGAACAAGAAAAAGTAATCGCGCGTGAGCAGCTCATCGTAAAATGACGGTTCCCAGACCAAAATATACAAATTTGGCTTAATACGAATTTCACCATCCGCCCCTTCTACTGGCGCTTCTTCAGAGGCGGTGATCGTTCGTGCAAGAAAACGGAAACGATCACTTTTAAATCCCTCAGGCATGTTTTCACTAAGCCAGCGCCCTGTTAGTTCGTGCAACTGAAAGTCGGTAAATTCAATTCGATCAATACTATCTCGGATCGAGTCGCGAGCAGGCCCACTGTCTTTCTTGCCCCGCAAAGAAAGAATGTCTGTAATATACAGTGGCGTTTTGTTCGGTGCTTGAACAGCGTCAATATGGTAGTGATCTTGGTGATGATCATGGTATTGCACGGTTAGAGTAAACAATGCGAACAGTGTCATGAGATCGTCGACAGTCATAATATTTTTAGAAGATCGAGTTTCAATAACTGCTTTAGTACCAGAAATTGAGACCATTGATTTCTGGTAGCTTTTTCGAGTCCGAGGCGGAGCTAACGCTTGATCAATGATCCCAGCCCAATTGGTAGGTGAAACCACAAACTGATCAGCCTCGTCTTTCATTGCTGGTGGCGTGTTTAAGCCATGTTCATTTAAAAGTCGTTTATTTACTTTTGTCTGAGCAAGTGCTTTGGAACGCTTTTTCTTTTGAGACAACTTCACAGACTCTGTAACGAGGCTTGTTGCGCCTAATACGGAGATCAACTGGTTCGGATTAACGAATTTGTGTAGCATCGTTTTACCTGCAAGGCCGTGCTCAAACTTGACGGCTACTTGGGTAAACAAACCAATATTTACTGCTGCTCGTAATCTTTGTTGTATTGCTGCTCGGGTAACCTGGCCTTCTGTCGCTTCAATCAGCTCCGTTGTTGAAACAAGGCCATCCTGGCTTCTGAGGCTATGCAAAGAGATCAAATTTAGCAATTCAACAATACTTTTCGTGACACCTTTAAAGTGTTGGTATTGCTCTATCCAATCTACTGCATTTTCAGATACTTCAAATAGGTGCCCATCTTTATGACTTCTAGGTGCTTTGATTAGAACTTTATTATCTTGTCCCATTGAATGATTCCGTGTAAAGGTCCCCGTAATTTTGCCATACTTCCGGAAAAAGATTAATAGAAAAAGGAAAATAAATAAAGGAAATTTTGTAGGTTTTAATAAGCTGATCTATTTGATTAATATGATCTATATTGATTAGTTGATCTATGATCCAGAGGAAAAAATCACGCTAAGCGATTGTAAATTATAAACTAAAATAAATCTCACATCGGAACAATGATCAAAGTAAGCAAGGAACCATGATCAATCATTTCCGAAAGGATGATCAAAGATTATCAAAACTATGATCACCATCAGCTGGGACTTATGATCAACATTATCTTGAAGTATGATCATGGGTGGTTCACATGTTATCCACAAACCGTCATGGCAAGTATTAAGTCAACTCTATAATATTGAGTATAGATTGAGCTATTTTCGCTATGGAACGATGATCAAGAGCTAAGTTGTTCGATAAATCCGTCAACGTTATCGCCATCATGGCTAAGTCTAATTGTAGTCAACCAGTATGCTCAACTACAACAATTAGTCTTCTTATTGGGGAAACATGATCAAGTTTCACTGTAAATTGGTTCTTTCGATAACGAATTTCAATTAATACACGAGTTTTTTCTAGAAATACGCGAAAACTCTATATTCCATCTGACATTAGCCGTATTTAGCCCGGGAAAACTTATGCTTCCGGAATGTATCATCACTTGATCATTGATCCGTACTCTATACATTATCTTAATGCAGAACAAT
This genomic stretch from Vibrio marisflavi CECT 7928 harbors:
- a CDS encoding replication initiator protein RctB domain-containing protein → MGQDNKVLIKAPRSHKDGHLFEVSENAVDWIEQYQHFKGVTKSIVELLNLISLHSLRSQDGLVSTTELIEATEGQVTRAAIQQRLRAAVNIGLFTQVAVKFEHGLAGKTMLHKFVNPNQLISVLGATSLVTESVKLSQKKKRSKALAQTKVNKRLLNEHGLNTPPAMKDEADQFVVSPTNWAGIIDQALAPPRTRKSYQKSMVSISGTKAVIETRSSKNIMTVDDLMTLFALFTLTVQYHDHHQDHYHIDAVQAPNKTPLYITDILSLRGKKDSGPARDSIRDSIDRIEFTDFQLHELTGRWLSENMPEGFKSDRFRFLARTITASEEAPVEGADGEIRIKPNLYILVWEPSFYDELLTRDYFFLFPPEILRQHTLVFQLYSYFRSRMSRRHSDSMLLSELNQKLARNIEWRRFSMDLIRELRKLSEDKSTEDLFIVNLWGYHLTVSTIKKKGKVADYQVDIKCDVEEVLRYSRAKTTNAGKRNMAPTLPNPLRNEMVSKQKLDELSTIIDGEFEPIQRKSPSPKGKLGRRVKLRKHLVEINADEITITLSKYTSPEALERSITALAAMTGHPYNSIKSECEELVEKLDYLRVADGVISYESLSKLVELYNGKTDSKHLSIERLISGLAVRRKVCKQVYEGHIDDTVYKVLEDMAI